CCACTGGATGAGTGGAATAGCGAACCCTTCGAGCCGACCATCAAAAAGACCGAGATCCACCCCGATGGCGCCATCTTCGGCCGCGGGACGACGGATGATAAGGGGCAAATGTTCCTCCACGTCAAGGCCGTTGAGGCGATGATCCAAACCGACAGCCTGCCGTGTAACGTCAAGTTCATGATCGAAGGCGAAGAGGAAATTGGCAGCCCCAACCTGGAGCCCTTCATCAAAAAGCACAAGGCGATGCTGAAGTCGGACGTCATCCTGATCTCCGATACCAGCCTGCTGAGCAAGGAAGTACCGAGCATCACCGTTGGCCTCCGTGGCCTGGCGTACATGGACGTTAGTGTTAAGACCGCCCGCGCTGACATGCACTCCGGCCTCTTCGGTGGCGCCGTAGCTAACCCCATCAATACCCTGGCCAAGATGATTGCCCAGCTGAAGGATGAGGACAACCGCATCACCATTCCCGGCTTCTACGACGACGTCCACTTCCCCTCCGACCGCGACCGCGAAATGATGCGCAACGCTCCGTTCGACGAGCAGGAGTACATGGATAGCCCCGGCGTTTACGGCCTCGAAGGCCAATCCGGCTTCCATACCTACGAGCGCACCGGCATCCTCCCAACGCTGGATTGCAACGGTATCTGGGGTGGCTTTACCGGGGAGGGTTCCAAGACCGTCATCCCCGCCAAGGCCAGTGCCAAGATCAGCATGCGCCTCGTCAGCAAGCAGGACTGGCACAAGATTGCGGACCTCTTCACGGAGCACTTCAAATCGCTGGCCCCCGATCACGCCAAGGTGACCGTCACGCCCCACCACGGTGGCAACCCCTACGTCACCCCCACGGATACCCCCGAATACCGCGCCGCCGCCGAAGCGATGAAGGATGCCTTCGGCGTGGAACCAGTCCCGATGTACGAAGGCGGTTCCATTCCCATCGTCGCCAAATTCAAGGAGGTACTCGAGGTAGAGACCATCCTGATGGGCTTCGGCTTCGATACCGATGGCCTCCACTCCCCGAACGAACACTTCGGCTTGTGGAATTACTACAAAGGGATTGAGACGGTGCCGGCGTTTTACCGGCATTACGTAGGCTTGAAGGCGGGAGTTTAGGTGGTGGAATTTCG
The Lewinella sp. 4G2 genome window above contains:
- a CDS encoding dipeptidase, with protein sequence MTTQAYIDANRERYLEELFQLLRIPSISTASEHDDDTHQCAVMVQEYLVRAGLDKAALYPTDGHPIIYAEKIIDESLPTVLVYGHYDVQPADPLDEWNSEPFEPTIKKTEIHPDGAIFGRGTTDDKGQMFLHVKAVEAMIQTDSLPCNVKFMIEGEEEIGSPNLEPFIKKHKAMLKSDVILISDTSLLSKEVPSITVGLRGLAYMDVSVKTARADMHSGLFGGAVANPINTLAKMIAQLKDEDNRITIPGFYDDVHFPSDRDREMMRNAPFDEQEYMDSPGVYGLEGQSGFHTYERTGILPTLDCNGIWGGFTGEGSKTVIPAKASAKISMRLVSKQDWHKIADLFTEHFKSLAPDHAKVTVTPHHGGNPYVTPTDTPEYRAAAEAMKDAFGVEPVPMYEGGSIPIVAKFKEVLEVETILMGFGFDTDGLHSPNEHFGLWNYYKGIETVPAFYRHYVGLKAGV